In Natrinema sp. SYSU A 869, the following proteins share a genomic window:
- a CDS encoding alpha/beta hydrolase, translating into MAEATPPDTGRDMETVTSADGTEIAFERTGSGLPLVLVHGGVCDHRFWELSDVRATFADHCTVYAMDCRGVGESGDVAERSSAGQPEAYASGDADEYNLEREFEDVAAVVETIDEPVTLLGHSSGALLSLEAALRTDNLHKLVLYEPPITFDDHKLYSDEVLAEMERLLKDGKNEQVLVLFLQEIAQSTPEEIDAQRSAPDWQDLVDAAHVWPRSLSAIGEYEFDAARFADMTTLTLLLSGSESPPLLKDATDPVHDALPNSRISTFDGHAHEAMLTAPDHFTEEVLGFIREEN; encoded by the coding sequence ATGGCAGAAGCAACACCACCAGACACGGGTAGAGACATGGAAACAGTCACGTCCGCAGACGGGACTGAGATTGCCTTCGAACGAACGGGGAGCGGGCTACCGCTCGTGCTCGTCCATGGAGGTGTCTGTGACCACAGGTTCTGGGAGTTATCCGATGTTCGTGCCACCTTCGCGGACCACTGCACGGTCTACGCGATGGATTGTCGTGGTGTCGGTGAAAGCGGCGACGTCGCCGAGCGAAGCTCGGCTGGCCAACCGGAAGCGTACGCTTCCGGTGACGCCGACGAGTACAACTTGGAACGGGAGTTTGAGGATGTGGCCGCGGTCGTCGAGACAATCGACGAACCTGTAACCCTCCTTGGGCACTCATCGGGAGCGCTCTTATCGCTCGAGGCGGCCCTGCGAACCGACAACCTACACAAACTCGTCCTGTACGAGCCGCCCATTACGTTCGACGATCACAAACTCTATTCCGATGAGGTACTCGCCGAAATGGAGCGGCTGCTGAAAGATGGGAAGAACGAGCAGGTGCTCGTCCTGTTCCTGCAAGAAATCGCCCAATCCACGCCGGAGGAAATCGACGCGCAGCGCTCAGCCCCGGACTGGCAGGACCTCGTAGACGCCGCACACGTCTGGCCCCGCAGCCTATCAGCGATCGGCGAGTACGAATTCGATGCAGCTCGGTTCGCCGACATGACGACACTGACGTTGCTGTTGTCCGGCAGCGAGAGCCCTCCGCTCTTGAAAGATGCAACGGACCCGGTCCACGACGCGCTCCCGAACAGCCGGATCAGTACCTTCGATGGGCACGCCCACGAGGCGATGCTCACCGCGCCAGACCACTTCACCGAAGAAGTACTTGGCTTCATCCGAGAGGAGAACTAA